The proteins below come from a single Halostagnicola larsenii XH-48 genomic window:
- a CDS encoding sodium-dependent transporter, with protein MVRESWASRAGFILAAVGSAVGLGNIWRFPWMTAENGGSAFLLLYLLIVLVVGVPGLLAAFVIGRQSNRNPVGAFKSLAGSRFWAALGVLCVVTSIMLMSFYSVVGGWILRYFLESATGAYFTDPETHFAAISYGAEAFGYQLAVLAATSLIVAAGIRRGIEATTKVMIPGVVVLLVGLAIWAAQQPGAAQGYEFYLEFDGTYLAENFLSVLGAAAGQALFTLSIGSGTMITYASYIDDDRSLPLDASAIAVFNLGIGILGGFVVFPLLFSFAPGPTEGGPGALFVGIAGAFASLPGGRLLGAVFFLVVLLAALTSLISMLEIPVSLLVDEFDIERSGATWGLFALIALTGGVNAFSPAVFTLFANHLVDLLLVLGLTGFMVYTAWVLGPAAVEEYLEGAGQLSRPLVVPWRYAIGTLFPAFLLFTFYADVAALIGLPAGTGLLLVVTLLTVMALVVVARRSVSENRPQPSESTD; from the coding sequence ATGGTACGTGAGAGTTGGGCGAGTCGCGCTGGATTTATCCTGGCCGCGGTCGGAAGCGCGGTCGGACTGGGGAACATCTGGCGATTTCCCTGGATGACCGCGGAGAACGGCGGGAGCGCCTTTTTACTGTTGTATCTGCTCATCGTCCTCGTCGTCGGGGTACCGGGATTGCTGGCCGCGTTCGTGATCGGTCGACAGTCGAATCGGAACCCAGTGGGGGCGTTCAAATCGCTCGCCGGATCGCGTTTCTGGGCGGCGTTGGGCGTGCTCTGTGTCGTCACCTCGATCATGCTGATGTCGTTCTACAGCGTCGTCGGCGGGTGGATCCTTCGGTACTTCCTCGAGAGCGCGACGGGTGCCTATTTCACGGATCCCGAAACCCACTTCGCAGCGATCAGCTACGGTGCCGAAGCGTTCGGCTACCAACTCGCCGTCCTCGCGGCCACGTCTCTGATCGTCGCCGCGGGGATCAGACGCGGCATCGAGGCGACGACGAAGGTGATGATACCCGGCGTCGTGGTGTTGCTCGTCGGACTCGCGATCTGGGCGGCCCAACAACCCGGCGCCGCACAGGGATACGAGTTCTACCTCGAATTCGACGGTACCTACCTCGCGGAGAACTTCCTATCGGTACTGGGAGCGGCCGCCGGTCAGGCGCTTTTCACCCTCTCGATTGGCAGCGGGACGATGATCACCTACGCCTCCTACATCGACGACGACCGCTCGCTGCCCCTCGACGCCTCGGCTATCGCCGTGTTCAATCTCGGTATCGGCATCCTGGGCGGATTCGTGGTGTTCCCGTTGCTGTTTTCGTTTGCGCCAGGACCGACTGAGGGCGGCCCCGGCGCCCTGTTTGTCGGGATCGCCGGCGCGTTCGCGAGCCTGCCCGGCGGGCGACTTCTCGGCGCGGTCTTCTTTCTCGTCGTTCTTCTCGCAGCCCTGACGAGTCTGATAAGTATGCTCGAGATTCCGGTCTCGTTGCTGGTCGACGAGTTCGATATCGAGCGGTCGGGGGCGACCTGGGGGCTATTCGCGCTGATCGCACTCACCGGCGGCGTGAACGCGTTTAGCCCCGCGGTGTTTACGCTGTTCGCGAACCACCTCGTCGATCTACTCTTGGTGCTCGGACTGACCGGGTTCATGGTGTACACGGCCTGGGTCCTCGGTCCGGCCGCGGTCGAGGAGTACCTCGAAGGTGCGGGACAGCTCTCACGCCCACTGGTGGTCCCGTGGCGATACGCGATCGGGACTCTCTTCCCGGCGTTTCTTCTCTTTACGTTCTACGCCGATGTCGCGGCCCTCATCGGGCTCCCAGCGGGAACGGGATTATTGTTGGTCGTGACGCTGCTGACGGTGATGGCGCTCGTCGTAGTGGCCCGTCGTTCCGTCTCCGAAAACCGACCGCAACCGAGCGAGAGCACGGACTGA